In Agarivorans gilvus, one genomic interval encodes:
- a CDS encoding Na(+)-translocating NADH-quinone reductase subunit C: MASNDSLAKTIKVVVGVSLVCSIVVSLAAVGLRGMQQQNAAEDKQKNILAVSGVDLAGRDVAKVYAEVIEPKVVDIETGEFVSDDKVNPATFEQRKAAKDPDTSIRLSGEEDIAGIVRRSNLASVYLVKNDQGEVERVILPVHGRGLWSTMYAFLAVQPDGNTIDAIVYYDQGETPGLGGEVANPLWQAKFEGKKLYDENGDVAINIIKGSAPEGSPHKVDGLSGATLTSNGVDHTFKFWLSDKGFGKFLAKLQQGGLNNG, translated from the coding sequence ATGGCCAGTAATGATTCCTTAGCCAAAACCATAAAGGTTGTTGTTGGCGTAAGTTTAGTGTGTTCGATTGTTGTATCGCTGGCTGCCGTTGGTTTGCGAGGCATGCAGCAACAGAACGCCGCTGAAGATAAACAAAAGAATATTTTAGCGGTGTCGGGTGTGGATTTAGCCGGCCGTGATGTAGCGAAAGTTTACGCAGAGGTGATAGAGCCAAAAGTAGTAGACATTGAAACCGGTGAGTTTGTTAGTGATGACAAAGTTAATCCGGCTACCTTTGAACAGCGTAAAGCCGCAAAGGATCCTGATACCAGTATTCGTTTATCGGGTGAAGAAGATATTGCAGGTATTGTTCGCCGTTCTAACCTAGCTAGTGTGTATTTGGTAAAAAATGACCAAGGTGAAGTAGAACGAGTGATTTTACCCGTGCATGGCCGCGGTCTGTGGTCAACTATGTATGCGTTTTTAGCGGTACAACCTGATGGCAATACTATTGATGCCATCGTTTACTACGATCAAGGGGAAACTCCCGGATTGGGTGGCGAAGTGGCAAACCCACTTTGGCAAGCGAAGTTTGAAGGCAAAAAACTCTACGATGAAAATGGCGATGTGGCTATTAACATCATTAAAGGTTCTGCGCCTGAAGGTTCCCCACATAAAGTAGATGGTTTATCGGGGGCAACCTTAACCAGTAACGGTGTCGATCACACTTTTAAATTTTGGTTAAGCGATAAAGGCTTTGGTAAGTTCCTGGCCAAGTTGCAACAGGGAGGCTTAAACAATGGCTGA
- a CDS encoding threonine/serine ThrE exporter family protein, producing the protein MLPAIDNITLSSSHFEIKRKFLIKLGKALHKYGTPAFRLESHLQKVAETLDIEGYFLITPTTMTFVLRSPDDTQEYNYVMRMKPGEIDLGMLARTNQLVKQLTQQELSLQQATEQLNVLIEEKSPYSTWLTLLAFAITGGAFAMLMSANWSSIICATLLSGISFYLAYRAEYSKGISEALEPVAALLCSFCTVALAQFIPNINIPLVILSAIIVFIPGLSLTLGLSELAARELISGTARIMDGIMVLFKLYFGAVLGMAFGALIWGHLSIQSGLVSDWWVKWLGVILLTLGLSVIFKVRAKDIPWGVLSGVIAYAAAYVGSFHLGEALGPFIGAFVVGVYANLFAKFTQSPASVVLLQGIVLLVPGSKAYISLNFLVLGESMVSIPNIGSQTFLIFMSIVAGILFANVAVPQRSSL; encoded by the coding sequence TTGCTACCCGCTATCGACAACATAACACTAAGCTCAAGCCATTTTGAAATAAAACGTAAGTTTCTAATAAAGCTGGGCAAGGCGCTGCATAAATACGGTACGCCAGCCTTTCGTTTAGAATCGCACTTACAAAAAGTGGCAGAGACATTAGATATTGAAGGGTATTTTCTAATTACTCCTACCACTATGACCTTTGTATTGCGCTCCCCCGATGATACCCAAGAATACAATTATGTGATGCGAATGAAGCCGGGTGAAATAGACTTAGGCATGTTGGCTCGCACCAACCAACTGGTTAAGCAACTTACCCAACAAGAGCTCAGTCTGCAACAAGCTACCGAACAACTAAACGTATTAATTGAAGAAAAGTCTCCCTATTCAACTTGGCTCACCCTATTAGCCTTTGCCATCACTGGTGGTGCCTTTGCCATGTTAATGTCAGCCAATTGGAGCAGCATTATCTGTGCTACCTTGCTGAGCGGCATCTCCTTTTATTTAGCCTATCGCGCAGAATATTCAAAAGGAATTAGCGAAGCCTTAGAACCAGTAGCCGCTTTACTGTGTTCTTTTTGCACCGTAGCGCTGGCTCAGTTCATTCCCAATATAAATATTCCCTTGGTGATCCTATCCGCCATTATTGTCTTTATTCCTGGCTTATCACTCACCCTGGGGCTAAGCGAATTGGCCGCGCGCGAGTTAATATCCGGTACTGCAAGAATCATGGATGGCATTATGGTGCTGTTCAAACTGTACTTTGGCGCAGTGTTAGGTATGGCTTTTGGTGCGCTAATCTGGGGTCATTTGAGTATTCAAAGCGGCTTGGTGAGTGACTGGTGGGTAAAATGGCTGGGAGTGATTTTACTCACCCTTGGGCTCAGCGTGATTTTCAAAGTAAGAGCCAAAGATATCCCTTGGGGTGTACTGTCTGGCGTGATTGCCTATGCCGCCGCCTACGTTGGCAGCTTTCACTTAGGCGAAGCTCTTGGCCCCTTTATTGGTGCATTTGTGGTGGGTGTCTATGCCAACTTATTTGCAAAATTCACTCAATCTCCGGCCTCGGTAGTACTGTTGCAAGGGATTGTATTGTTAGTACCTGGCAGTAAAGCTTATATCAGTTTGAATTTCTTGGTACTTGGCGAGTCAATGGTAAGCATTCCGAATATCGGCTCGCAAACCTTCTTGATTTTCATGTCGATTGTCGCGGGAATACTGTTTGCTAACGTGGCTGTGCCACAACGCAGCTCTTTATAG
- the ggt gene encoding gamma-glutamyltransferase has protein sequence MFKQNLLSLALLVSHSVFATSQVADQFAPEQASGHRNKAEVIAHKFMVSAANPLAVEAGYEVLKAGGSAVDAMITVQTVLGLVEPQSSGIGGGAFVVYFDAQSQQITSFDGREMAPAKVKPELFLDNQGQPLRFYDAVVGGRSVGSPGVVALFEHLHQRYGKQAWPSLFEPAIELAQQGFHVSPRLAQLIAGDEQRLGRFPATRNYFFDEQGRALQAGDLLKNPDYADSLKIIAEQGAKGFYQGPIASAIVDAVQWQNDNPGLLTLEDLANYQVKQRPVVCSPYLQYSICGMGPPSSGASTLGQIMGIAAHFPLSKWGPNSPHSWRVIGDASRLAFADRGRYLADSDYVEVPLKQLLAPDYLKARAKLLDTQRALETVSAGELTLSAYRSDDQSIELPSTSHISIVDAQGNVLSMTSSVENAFGSRVFVKGFLLNNQLTDFSFVPEKDGLAVANRVAAGKRPRSSMSPTIVLENQQPIIAIGSPGGSNIIGYVAQALISHLSWNMSLQQAVEQPHLNNRFGTYELEANSSAIEMQAALKAMGYQTKVKQMTSGLQGIRIYPDKLVGAADPRREGIAKGD, from the coding sequence ATGTTTAAGCAAAATCTACTTAGCTTAGCTTTGCTAGTTAGCCACTCGGTATTCGCCACTAGCCAAGTTGCTGACCAATTTGCTCCTGAGCAAGCTTCCGGTCACCGAAACAAAGCTGAAGTTATTGCCCATAAATTCATGGTCTCCGCCGCCAACCCCTTGGCGGTAGAAGCTGGTTATGAAGTATTAAAAGCCGGCGGCAGCGCGGTTGATGCAATGATAACCGTCCAAACCGTACTCGGCTTGGTTGAACCGCAGTCTTCGGGAATTGGCGGCGGCGCTTTTGTGGTTTACTTCGATGCCCAAAGCCAACAAATTACCAGTTTCGATGGCCGTGAAATGGCCCCAGCCAAAGTCAAACCAGAACTCTTTCTCGACAACCAAGGGCAGCCTCTGCGCTTTTATGATGCGGTCGTCGGTGGCCGCTCCGTTGGCAGCCCCGGCGTGGTAGCCTTATTTGAACACTTACATCAACGATACGGCAAACAGGCTTGGCCAAGCTTATTTGAACCAGCAATAGAATTAGCCCAGCAAGGCTTTCATGTCAGCCCTCGGCTGGCTCAGTTAATTGCAGGAGACGAGCAACGCTTGGGCCGATTCCCGGCCACCCGTAATTACTTCTTTGATGAGCAAGGGCGAGCTCTACAAGCGGGTGATTTACTTAAAAATCCAGACTATGCCGATAGCTTAAAAATAATCGCCGAGCAAGGCGCCAAAGGCTTTTATCAAGGCCCCATTGCTAGCGCTATTGTCGATGCCGTGCAGTGGCAAAACGATAATCCAGGCCTGTTGACACTGGAAGATCTGGCGAATTACCAGGTAAAACAGCGTCCCGTTGTGTGTAGCCCCTATCTGCAATATTCGATATGCGGAATGGGGCCGCCAAGTTCCGGGGCGAGTACGCTAGGGCAAATTATGGGTATCGCAGCCCACTTTCCTCTGTCCAAATGGGGACCAAACAGTCCACATAGTTGGCGCGTTATTGGTGATGCGTCTAGGCTCGCTTTTGCCGACCGAGGTAGGTATTTAGCCGACAGCGATTATGTAGAGGTACCACTAAAGCAGCTGCTAGCACCGGATTACCTTAAAGCAAGAGCGAAACTATTAGACACTCAACGCGCCTTGGAAACAGTCAGTGCGGGAGAACTGACTCTGAGTGCTTATCGCAGCGATGATCAAAGCATTGAACTTCCCTCTACCAGCCACATTAGTATTGTAGACGCCCAAGGCAATGTATTATCGATGACCAGTAGCGTGGAAAATGCTTTTGGCTCACGGGTCTTTGTTAAAGGTTTTCTACTCAATAACCAGCTGACTGATTTTTCCTTTGTTCCTGAAAAAGACGGTCTAGCCGTGGCCAACCGAGTAGCAGCCGGAAAACGGCCTCGCTCGTCGATGTCTCCCACCATTGTGCTAGAAAACCAGCAACCGATTATTGCCATTGGCTCGCCCGGTGGTAGCAACATTATTGGTTACGTTGCGCAAGCGCTAATTAGCCACCTCAGCTGGAATATGAGCTTGCAGCAAGCCGTAGAACAGCCTCATTTAAATAATCGCTTCGGTACCTATGAACTGGAAGCCAATAGCAGCGCCATAGAAATGCAAGCGGCTTTAAAGGCCATGGGCTATCAGACCAAAGTAAAACAGATGACCTCGGGACTACAGGGCATTCGAATTTATCCAGATAAACTAGTAGGAGCTGCAGATCCACGCCGCGAGGGAATAGCGAAAGGTGATTAA
- the nqrF gene encoding NADH:ubiquinone reductase (Na(+)-transporting) subunit F, with the protein MEIILGVTMFTLIVLALVTVILFAKSKLVSSGDIQILINDDPDKAITTQAGSKLLGVLGNSGIFVSSACGGGGSCGQCHVHVLEGGGDILPTELDHISKRDAAEGLRLACQVNVKQDMKITLPEEIFGVKKWECTVISNDNKATFIKELKLQIPDGESVPFRAGGYIQIEAPAHHVKYADFDIEEQYRGDWEHFGFFNLESKVDEETVRAYSMANYPEEEGIIMLNVRIATPPPNNMSLPCGKMSSFIFNLKAGDKVTISGPFGEFFAKDTDAEMVFIGGGAGMAPMRSHIFDQLKRLKSKRKISFWYGARSRREIFYEEDFDMLARENDNFEWHVALSDPQPGDDWEGKTGFIHNVLYENYLKDHDAPEDCEYYMCGPPVMNAAVINMLKDLGVEDENILLDDFGG; encoded by the coding sequence ATGGAAATTATTCTCGGCGTAACTATGTTTACCTTGATCGTCTTGGCTTTAGTAACAGTTATTTTGTTTGCTAAGTCTAAGCTGGTCAGTTCTGGTGATATTCAAATTTTAATTAATGATGATCCCGATAAAGCGATTACTACTCAAGCCGGTAGCAAGCTACTTGGGGTGTTAGGTAATTCTGGGATCTTTGTTTCTTCTGCCTGTGGTGGTGGCGGTTCATGTGGACAGTGCCACGTACACGTACTTGAAGGCGGCGGCGATATTCTTCCCACTGAGTTGGACCATATTAGTAAGCGTGATGCCGCTGAAGGTCTGCGCTTAGCCTGCCAAGTTAACGTTAAGCAGGATATGAAGATTACTTTACCCGAAGAAATCTTTGGCGTGAAAAAATGGGAATGTACGGTTATCTCTAACGATAACAAAGCGACCTTTATTAAAGAGCTTAAGTTACAAATCCCTGATGGTGAATCGGTTCCGTTCCGTGCTGGTGGTTACATTCAAATTGAAGCGCCTGCCCATCATGTTAAGTACGCTGATTTTGATATCGAAGAGCAATACCGTGGCGACTGGGAACATTTTGGCTTCTTTAATTTAGAGTCTAAAGTGGACGAAGAAACGGTACGTGCTTATTCGATGGCGAACTACCCAGAAGAAGAAGGCATTATCATGTTGAACGTGCGTATCGCTACGCCGCCACCCAATAACATGAGCCTACCTTGCGGTAAAATGTCTTCGTTCATCTTTAACCTGAAAGCAGGTGATAAGGTTACTATTTCTGGCCCCTTCGGTGAATTCTTTGCTAAAGATACTGATGCTGAGATGGTCTTTATTGGTGGTGGTGCGGGCATGGCACCTATGCGCTCGCATATCTTTGATCAGCTTAAGCGTTTGAAGTCTAAGCGTAAGATTAGCTTCTGGTACGGTGCTCGCTCTCGTCGTGAGATCTTCTATGAAGAAGATTTTGACATGCTAGCGCGCGAAAATGATAACTTTGAATGGCACGTTGCGCTTTCTGATCCCCAGCCTGGTGATGATTGGGAAGGTAAAACTGGCTTTATTCATAACGTACTGTATGAAAACTATCTCAAAGATCACGATGCTCCAGAAGACTGTGAGTACTACATGTGTGGTCCACCGGTGATGAATGCCGCTGTAATTAACATGCTTAAAGATTTAGGTGTGGAAGACGAAAACATTCTTCTCGATGACTTTGGTGGCTAA
- the nqrM gene encoding (Na+)-NQR maturation NqrM codes for MAYFVVSFVFFLVVIAAMAVGYIFQKKTISGSCGGIASLGIEKVCDCPEPCDKRKAKMALLEEKKKARQAMLDEHRII; via the coding sequence ATGGCTTATTTTGTTGTCAGCTTTGTGTTTTTCCTCGTAGTTATTGCAGCGATGGCGGTAGGTTACATTTTTCAAAAGAAAACCATTAGCGGTAGCTGTGGTGGGATTGCTTCACTGGGCATTGAAAAGGTCTGTGATTGCCCTGAGCCTTGCGATAAGCGCAAAGCTAAAATGGCCCTGCTCGAAGAAAAGAAAAAAGCCCGTCAGGCAATGTTAGATGAGCATCGAATCATCTAA
- the nqrE gene encoding NADH:ubiquinone reductase (Na(+)-transporting) subunit E, translated as MEHYISLLVRSIFIENMALAFLLGMCTFLAVSKKVKTAFGLGVAVTVVLGISVPVNQIIYFNLLAPGALEWAGLPDADLSFLGFITFIGVIAALVQILEMVLDKYFPALYQALGIFLPLITVNCAIFGGVSFMVQREYNLGESLVYGLGSGIGWMLAIVALAGIREKMKYSDVPDGLRGLGITFITVGLMAMAFMSFSGVQL; from the coding sequence GTGGAACATTATATTAGTCTCTTAGTTCGCTCTATTTTCATTGAAAATATGGCTTTGGCTTTCTTGCTAGGGATGTGTACTTTCCTGGCCGTTTCTAAGAAAGTGAAAACCGCATTTGGTTTGGGCGTTGCCGTTACCGTGGTATTAGGTATTTCGGTTCCGGTTAACCAAATTATTTATTTTAACCTGCTTGCGCCTGGTGCCTTAGAGTGGGCTGGTCTACCAGATGCTGACTTAAGCTTTCTAGGCTTTATTACCTTTATTGGTGTGATTGCCGCTCTAGTTCAGATACTTGAAATGGTGTTGGATAAATACTTTCCAGCCCTTTATCAGGCCTTGGGTATTTTCTTACCGTTGATTACCGTGAACTGTGCCATTTTTGGTGGTGTATCGTTTATGGTGCAACGTGAATATAACTTAGGCGAATCTTTAGTTTACGGTTTAGGTAGTGGTATTGGCTGGATGTTGGCCATTGTTGCTCTAGCTGGTATTCGTGAAAAGATGAAGTACTCTGATGTGCCTGATGGTTTGCGTGGTTTAGGGATTACCTTTATCACGGTGGGTCTAATGGCGATGGCGTTTATGTCGTTCTCTGGCGTTCAGCTTTAA
- a CDS encoding FAD:protein FMN transferase has translation MKYYWLALLGLAFFVSGCSEQNDLYTLQIEGRTMGTYYQIKLVEPQAKLPDGEALQSDIDHLLRQVNQEMSTYIPDSELSRFNQYREAQAFKLSPHLKQVIEAALQLSEDSQGAFDITVGPLVNLWGFGPDGRVEKRPDQQLLEATRAKVGYHNLHLQGDELSKDIPELYIDLSAIAKGHGVDRVAALLEQQGFANYMVDIGGELRLKGHNDNASAWRIAVEKPLAQQRAVQKIITPGDRGIATSGDYRNYFEQDGIRYSHTIDASTGMPIANHIVSVTVITDTSMMADAYATAFTVMGVEAAMAFAEKQQLAVYIIEKQGEQFVEHISAAFEPFVAQ, from the coding sequence GTGAAGTATTATTGGCTAGCCCTGCTTGGGCTAGCCTTTTTTGTTAGTGGCTGTAGTGAGCAAAACGATTTGTATACCCTGCAAATTGAAGGGCGAACCATGGGCACTTATTATCAAATTAAGTTAGTTGAGCCGCAGGCTAAGTTACCCGATGGTGAAGCGCTTCAATCCGATATTGATCACTTATTACGGCAAGTTAATCAGGAAATGTCGACTTACATTCCCGACTCTGAACTGTCGCGTTTTAATCAATATCGAGAAGCTCAAGCGTTTAAACTATCACCTCACCTTAAGCAAGTTATCGAAGCCGCCTTGCAGCTTTCTGAAGATAGCCAAGGTGCTTTTGATATAACCGTAGGGCCACTGGTTAACTTATGGGGCTTTGGTCCTGATGGACGGGTTGAGAAGCGCCCAGACCAGCAGCTGTTAGAGGCAACTCGGGCTAAGGTGGGTTATCACAATTTGCATTTGCAAGGTGATGAACTAAGCAAGGATATTCCCGAGCTGTATATTGATTTGTCGGCGATAGCCAAGGGCCATGGAGTGGACCGAGTAGCCGCTTTGTTGGAACAACAGGGCTTTGCTAACTACATGGTGGACATTGGCGGAGAGCTGCGCTTAAAAGGGCATAATGACAACGCAAGCGCTTGGCGGATTGCGGTGGAAAAACCCTTAGCACAACAGCGCGCGGTGCAAAAGATTATTACTCCAGGGGACAGAGGCATAGCTACCTCCGGAGATTATCGTAATTATTTTGAACAAGATGGTATTCGTTATTCGCATACTATTGATGCTAGCACTGGCATGCCTATCGCCAACCACATTGTCTCGGTTACGGTGATTACCGATACCAGCATGATGGCCGATGCTTACGCGACCGCATTTACCGTGATGGGAGTAGAAGCGGCTATGGCTTTTGCTGAAAAACAGCAGCTAGCGGTGTATATTATTGAAAAGCAGGGTGAGCAGTTTGTTGAGCATATTAGTGCTGCTTTTGAACCCTTCGTTGCCCAATAA
- a CDS encoding NADH:ubiquinone reductase (Na(+)-transporting) subunit D, producing the protein MADAKETKKVLFGPILGNNPIALQVLGVCSALAVTSKLENAFVMTLAVMMVTAFSNLFISMIRNHIPSSVRIIVQMAIIASLVIVVDQILKAVVYDISKQLSVFVGLIITNCIVMGRAEAFAMKEPPMKSFLDGIGNGLGYGAILMSVGTVRELFGSGSLFGIEIMPLINNGGWYQPNGLLLLPASAFFIIGLLIWGLRTIYPEQVEPKE; encoded by the coding sequence ATGGCTGATGCTAAAGAAACGAAAAAGGTACTGTTCGGGCCGATATTAGGTAATAACCCAATTGCTCTGCAGGTATTGGGTGTGTGTTCTGCTTTGGCAGTGACCAGTAAACTGGAAAACGCCTTTGTAATGACGCTGGCCGTGATGATGGTAACGGCATTCTCTAACTTGTTTATTTCGATGATTCGTAACCACATTCCAAGTAGTGTGCGGATTATCGTGCAGATGGCGATTATTGCTTCGTTGGTAATTGTGGTGGACCAAATCCTCAAGGCGGTGGTTTACGATATCTCTAAACAACTCTCGGTATTTGTTGGTTTGATTATTACCAACTGTATCGTAATGGGGCGTGCAGAAGCCTTTGCCATGAAAGAGCCTCCGATGAAGTCTTTCTTAGACGGCATCGGTAATGGTTTGGGTTACGGTGCAATTTTAATGTCGGTTGGCACAGTGCGTGAGCTGTTTGGTTCGGGTTCTTTGTTTGGTATCGAGATTATGCCTTTGATTAACAACGGTGGTTGGTATCAACCCAATGGTCTGTTGTTATTACCCGCGTCTGCATTCTTCATCATTGGCTTATTGATTTGGGGATTACGTACTATTTACCCTGAACAAGTAGAGCCGAAGGAGTAA